The genomic segment TAAAAAAGATTGATACATCGAAAGCGAAAGCGTTGGATGGCGTGGTTGCAGTTCTTACTGGTGAAGAGTTAGATTATAATGTGGGATTGTATCTTGTAGATAAACGGATTCTTGCCCGCGACAAAGTCCGTTATCAAGGCGAACCGGTTGCTGCGGTTGCAGCCGAAACTTTAGAAATAGCAGAAAAAGCCATCAAGTTAATCGAGGTGGAATATGAACTATTCAAACCACTCCTCGATGTTGAAGAATCGTTTAATGAAAAAGAAAATTTAATTCATCCTGATTTAGGAAATTACAGCCATTTAAAAGCAGCCTTCTTTCCGCAACCCGGAACTAACATCTGCCACGTTTCAAAAATCCGTAAGGGTGATATTGAAAAAGGTTTTGCAGAAGCTGATGTTGTAGTAGAGCGTGAATACAATAATCCTTCGGTTCAACATGTTCCCATGGAAACTCACGGCGCAATTGTTCAGTGGGGTGTTAGCGATAAAGTAATGATTTATACAAGTGCACAATCGCCGTTCACCGTCCGAAATCTTTTTTGCTATACTTTTAAACTGCCGCATCAAAAAGTTCGCGTAGTAGTTCCGTACGTAGGCGGCGGCTTTGGCGGCAAAGCAGGAATACATTTCGAGCCGTTAGTCGGATGTCTTTCGCGTGCAGCGGGGGGCAGACCTGTAAAGTTGATTGCCACAAGAGAAGAAGAATACAATACACTTCCGTGTCGCTGCGGACTTAAATTTAAAATCAAAACAGGTTTGAAGAAAGACGGAAAAATTACAGCACAGAAATTAGTCCTGCTTTGGAGCGCCGGCGCTTATGCCGATTACGCTGTGAATGTTACGCGGGCTTCGGGATATTCTGCCGGCGGTCCCTACTATTACGAAAATCTTTACACTGATTCATACACAGTTTATACAAATCAGGTTTTCGGAACTGCCTATCGTGGTTTCGGGCACGTCGAATTATTTTGGGGTTTAGAACGCCACATGGATTTCTGTGCCGGTAAACTTGGCATCGACCCGTACGAGTTCAAAAAAATAAATTTACTCCGCCCTGATAACACAACTGCTACCGGAGAAATTGTAACCGATTCATCGGGCAGTGTACGCAAATGTTTGGATGCTGTTGTTAAAGAGATTGGTTGGAACGGTATTAAAACGAAACAGGAAAGAGACCAAGAAATTAAAACCGGAAAAGTTCGCGGAAAAGGATTTGCAGTTTTACACAAAGCCCCCGCGATGCCTTCAAATACATCAAGTTCATGTATAATTAAGATGAACGAGAATGGTTCGGTAATTTTAAATGTGTCCGCAACTGATTACGGCAATGGAACTTACACGCCATTAACTCAAATTATAGCAGAGGAAATGGATATTCCTTTATCGAAAATACATGTAGCATTTGAAACCGATACCGACCGGGACCCATACGATTGGCAGACAGTCGCTTCTCGCTTTATGCCGATGGGAGGCAGAGCTGTTATTAATGCTTGTAATGAATTGAAGAAAAAGATGTCTGAAGTTGCAGCAAAAGTTTTTGAGTGTTCGCAGGATGATTTTATTTTTGGAGATGAAAAAATAATTCTTAAAAATAATACAGATAAATTTATTCAATACGAAAAATTAGCAACCGGCTATGTCTTCCCGAATGGTAACGCAATTGGCGGTCCGCTGATTGGAGTTGGAGTTTACATCGCTGAAGGTTTGACGAATCTTGATAAAGAAACTGGACAGGGTTTGCCGGCTTTCAATTGGACTTTCGGCGCTCACGGTGTTGAAGTGGAAGTCGATGTTGAGACGGGCGAATTCACTGTTTTGAAAATTGCTTCTGCACTGGATGTCGGAAAGGTGATGAACGAAGCTTCGTTGAAAGGACAACTTATCGGCGGTGTTGTTCAAGGTTTAGGTACTGCAATTTGCGAGAGATACGTTTACAGCAACGACGGACGCTTATTAAACAAATCTTTTACTGACAATAAAATACCCACAGCGAAAGATATTCCAAATGTCTTTGTTCCGATTTTTATTGAAACTCCACACGATAAAGGAGCTTACGGTTCACGGGGAGCCGCAGAACATCCGATGATCTCTGTCGCGCCGGCTATCGGTAACGCTTTGAATGACGCTTTAGGAATTGAACTCACTGAAATGCCGATTCGCTCCGAAGATGTTTGGTTGGCATTAAATAAAGAGAAGGCTCTTGTTGGTTAATAATCAAATAGAAATAACTTCATATTTAAATTCAATTCTTTCGAAAACCAATAATAGATTCTTTAACATACATTCTGTTTTTAATAAAACTGTAAATTTTTATGACGGAGAAATTTTATTAACTTTTACTTCGCCCGGTGTGCAGCTTTCACCAACGAATATCGTTATCAACGAGAGTTGGTTGTTTAATTCGGTTCATAATTTGTCACAAAATTCCGTCTGTGAATTAAATTATCCGTTATTGAGTTTCAATTCCGCCTACGACCGATTTAGTGTGTCGCTTGAAACGTGCTATGTTGTGAAGACTGAAATCGAAACACACCATAAACTTTCGGAAAAAGATATTGAACTATTCAAGTCGAACGTTTTCAAAGTAATCGATAATCGTAACAGCATACTGAATATTTTTAATAATCATCCAACAGAAGATCCTTTGATGGAGAGGTTTAGAATTATCACACTCTCAATTCAGAAAAGCATAACTGCAAACGACTCAACTAATTTACGGAAGGAAGTGACGAAACTTCTCGGGCTCGGAACAGGATTGACTCCTGCAGGCGATGATTTCTTGTATGGACTTTTAGCGGTCTGGAAAACTTTGGGCGGGAGAGAAAATTTTGTAGTAGAATTAGAAACATTAATAATTGAAAATAAAAATGAAATAGGAATAATCAGTTACAATATGTTAAATGCACTTATTAAAAATCATATCTACCTTCCGCTTAAATATTTGTTTCGACAAATCAACAGCGGGAAGGAATATACGAGGGAACTATCAGA from the Bacteroidota bacterium genome contains:
- a CDS encoding xanthine dehydrogenase family protein molybdopterin-binding subunit — translated: MSSKKEFKYIGKGVPRIDADEKVTGQARYVSDISMPGMLHAKMLTSSVAHAKIKKIDTSKAKALDGVVAVLTGEELDYNVGLYLVDKRILARDKVRYQGEPVAAVAAETLEIAEKAIKLIEVEYELFKPLLDVEESFNEKENLIHPDLGNYSHLKAAFFPQPGTNICHVSKIRKGDIEKGFAEADVVVEREYNNPSVQHVPMETHGAIVQWGVSDKVMIYTSAQSPFTVRNLFCYTFKLPHQKVRVVVPYVGGGFGGKAGIHFEPLVGCLSRAAGGRPVKLIATREEEYNTLPCRCGLKFKIKTGLKKDGKITAQKLVLLWSAGAYADYAVNVTRASGYSAGGPYYYENLYTDSYTVYTNQVFGTAYRGFGHVELFWGLERHMDFCAGKLGIDPYEFKKINLLRPDNTTATGEIVTDSSGSVRKCLDAVVKEIGWNGIKTKQERDQEIKTGKVRGKGFAVLHKAPAMPSNTSSSCIIKMNENGSVILNVSATDYGNGTYTPLTQIIAEEMDIPLSKIHVAFETDTDRDPYDWQTVASRFMPMGGRAVINACNELKKKMSEVAAKVFECSQDDFIFGDEKIILKNNTDKFIQYEKLATGYVFPNGNAIGGPLIGVGVYIAEGLTNLDKETGQGLPAFNWTFGAHGVEVEVDVETGEFTVLKIASALDVGKVMNEASLKGQLIGGVVQGLGTAICERYVYSNDGRLLNKSFTDNKIPTAKDIPNVFVPIFIETPHDKGAYGSRGAAEHPMISVAPAIGNALNDALGIELTEMPIRSEDVWLALNKEKALVG
- a CDS encoding DUF2877 domain-containing protein gives rise to the protein MLVNNQIEITSYLNSILSKTNNRFFNIHSVFNKTVNFYDGEILLTFTSPGVQLSPTNIVINESWLFNSVHNLSQNSVCELNYPLLSFNSAYDRFSVSLETCYVVKTEIETHHKLSEKDIELFKSNVFKVIDNRNSILNIFNNHPTEDPLMERFRIITLSIQKSITANDSTNLRKEVTKLLGLGTGLTPAGDDFLYGLLAVWKTLGGRENFVVELETLIIENKNEIGIISYNMLNALIKNHIYLPLKYLFRQINSGKEYTRELSEIATFGSSSGADMIAGLLFGLENQGYKIEA